Proteins encoded within one genomic window of Bombus terrestris chromosome 11, iyBomTerr1.2, whole genome shotgun sequence:
- the LOC100645999 gene encoding uncharacterized protein LOC100645999 isoform X1, which translates to MAEDRNNSQRLVRQAHTIEHGSSPPPVSTLPTGSGGGVGTIASAITTTGGVQRYDSPPRGPRTLLLRRGENGFGFTLRHFIVYPPESCCMLPGHERTRIDEPMDTIFVKQVRGNSPAAEAGLRTGDRVVSVDGRPTRGEQYAKVVQRIQQAGPWLRLLVVSKEDDILQRYFGETAHNPETNQRPRLRSPERSGHRQRRSVSMIPSLSPRTRQSWVCPARSSMPTPLCQDQDSPRQLIDDSVGIIDKHQQQLQRNIAKSNIFVGTLTRIHENIASAGTLLPGERQSIDTKNGTSSLPSSPGPEKKVNDKFPILPQGLQIVSKRAKQFESGRLLSDDDEPTGDRISLYKSELSRLSTKHSVPNVAVRRREFESKAEAQEPRRIPPVPTRETKSLDSGSGLKGNRIIPVGSKHIHCEPPGNYSTLEVSVAQLLMLCYYIALAKHEVYLFRRHTRFLVCYFRMIYIETPNSRITDGETVRPRIRSNSAESWESTSTSNLLNTVRLHWFQRQDDTERKRDTNGNDNSVYVDATNICDGKEKIVEKGSRRQQQDGYAQIIKAESGVLPSDNDMHNNEVVFRRQKNTQIADEDRATRRVSYLKATWGERIHVDSDLELSDSEPITHSSRSIHKRWRLPLLPNDIASLRRIFEEVTQSTSLNKNINRGNSICTGREAATGIIKDIGQVEREGPLHVKFTVLDGKRSSDRSWKQLWGVLRGPILFFYKDRQNQSPSLSCDGENVAQSVDVRCSLVDIAEDYTKRKHVLRLANPNAEVLLQTEDAASMALWLRALHEHAAAEKPSEIAHNSTLKQQAVPQTPGPTSSSSTCQTTTNASPMTMSTGSGSGGQRLSPLPGHKGIKKLTSFRNRSPTGQSPINKTRKPSQTIDSLVSPKTKTWKGRVAKQLRRMHGQTGSPSSPTTQLPPEGATFKVPLELCPPSSFSEYVPLIVEMCTSIVEARGLEVVGIYRVPGNTAAISHLTDSVNKGFENINLQDPRWSDVNVISSLLKSFFRQLPDSLLTAELYPMFIDADKVEDPQRRMTTIRKLLRDLPEHHFETLKYLMFHLKRIVEHSEVNKMEAKNLAIVFGPTLVRASGSRDNMVTMVTDMSHQCRIVESLLNNVDWFFSDDDLDDLSRLSVNLSLPADTSEIETTTSSNNHNLLLNNIQKVEGREMASAKDIVSSIISAANRKIQRRRKCQDETDNETHEVDKLRMKQEAENLQNRRSMALNERQCSVSEIVLMHESQNQSNRSIDRCDRSPTLDQTAITSASIGSSDVIADCTINNRDCTLNSHDDVSSEKSNRYLNRMVESVPSIQPTHRSAVSSASESSRLSSETGLSCFDASSTLSSASNDTKQSNDEVTIRTYAGLSASTQERIRRFEQETKAMLQRDRNRQRREAEKREEERRRIEMEWQLAKREMENDDLLDSIVDTTVTTPTTYLSSTTRLSSFNDRLADKSFLDIGSRSTARMPSLSIAVQQQPTPVRRVSQLADEPATILPSENVSNTIIKKLKTDSEQSLEKSTTLPPIRYGSLDSLHETHNISQSSLSPTNQQRKPLSSDVSDDAGSCFLQWTQKILTINKKLSRQTANPGFWWYISSHLHGTASPSGSATKTPGPSSMPMSMPMSIPMSMPISMPMSMPMPMPMPMSMPMPGRMRVPGPVSVSDAADIDVVQRSSTPIASSSGVSPASEPSEFSEPIEPVEQSPPRGVSSGSGAGLSSKTINRFLRGSDLLTSLTTTFDRKWKSLVNSSNQTIRGSATENLSLSDEDAAITRDSQNLRNQRGAGAGLREEKEEQKTACPQSCSIETYRDPSLHKTSIEKHQYVRQKNDAPEKDTDSSVTENSSVDRPDNTDMPDNDRSANVRKRVEPKQEQLRSSKETTTTATATVYEASLAANEPQECCRHEKETSVLAQNGGKEIDDVKEFRHDVDSANYSNKLEKFESLTNSEVRSRLKRSESLNKRSENTSSKLKRSESLNKHSVERLSSPTNGKLKRSESLNKHSERSDSPNSKLKRSESLTKTEKTECNISKRRQSVRKDSATKLKRKNGMPERSIKRRHTVGGTKDFDKVHWLDNKLQVEAERVVRNEYRPKKSQLRTSSPDLSTGRIGLTDTSFLIEVSFRGPSNVVFNVTNARPQSLPDTTLTSKVFKVPLESHV; encoded by the exons ATGGCTGAGGACCGAAATAATTCCCAACGGTTGGTTAGGCAGGCGCACACG ATAGAACACGGTTCGTCACCGCCTCCAGTATCGACGCTTCCAACAGGATCAGGTGGTGGTGTCGGAACAATCGCTAGTGCGATAACAACAACGGGAGGCGTTCAACGATACGACTCGCCACCTAGAGGTCCAAGAACGTTATTGTTGCGCCGCGGAGAAAATGGTTTTGGCTTTACCCTCCGTCATTTTATCGTTTACCCACCGGAGTCCTGTTGC ATGCTACCAGGACACGAACGAACGAGGATAGACGAGCCGATGGATACGATATTCGTGAAACAGGTACGCGGGAATTCGCCAGCAGCCGAAGCAGGATTACGTACAGGGGACAGGGTCGTTTCTGTCGATGGAAGACCAACGCGCGGTGAGCAATACGCGAAAGTAGTTCAACGTATCCAGCAGGCGGGTCCTTGGCTACGACTTCTCGTGGTCTCCAAAGAGGACGATATCTTGCAAAGATATTTCGGTGAAACTGCTCACAATCCTGAAACCAATCAACGACCGCGTCTTCGTTCTCCGGAGAGAAGCGGACACAGGCAACGCAGATCAGTCAGTATGATTCCCAGCTTGTCGCCAAGAACAAGACAGTCTTGGGTTTGTCCCGCACGAAGCTCAATGCCGACACCGCTATGTCAAGATCAAGATTCACCTCGACAGCTGATCGACGACAGTGTAGGAATCATCGATAAACATCAGCAACAATTGCAACGAAACATCGCTAAATCGAACATTTTTGTTGGAACTCTGACGAGAATACATGAAAATATCGCAAGCGCTGGCACTTTACTACCCGGTGAACGGCAATCGATAGATACGAAAAATGGTACTTCTTCTCTGCCTTCGTCTCCTGGTCCTGAAAAAAAGGTAAATGATAAATTTCCGATACTACCGCAAGGACTTCAAATCGTATCGAAGCGAGCAAAACAGTTCGAGTCAGGGCGATTATTAAGCGACGACGATGAACCGACTGGTGATCGAATCAGCCTCTACAAAAGCGAGCTGTCGAGATTATCGACCAAGCATAGCGTGCCGAACGTTGCCGTTAGAAGAAGGGAATTTGAATCGAAAGCCGAGGCTCAAGAACCGAGAAGAATACCACCTGTGCCAACCAGGGAAACCAAATCCTTGGATAGTG GTAGCGGATTAAAAGGCAACAGAATAATACCTGTAGGCAGCAAACACATCCACTGTGAACCGCCGGGCAACTATAGCACGTTAGAAG TGTCCGTCGCACAGCTTTTAATGTTGTGCTACTACATTGCTCTGGCCAAGCACGAGGTTTACTTGTTTCGTAGGCATACACGTTTTT TGGTTTGTTATTTTCGCATGATTTATATAGAGACACCCAATTCGAGAATCACAGACGGGGAAACAGTACGGCCGAGGATTCGTAGCAACAGCGCTGAATCATGGGAATCTACGAGTACAAGCAATTTGTTAAATACCGTTAGACTTCACTGGTTTCAACGACAAGACGATACCGAACGAAAGCGAGATACGAACGGAAATGACAATAGCGTTTACGTCGATGCAACTAATATATGTGATGGAAAGGAGAAAATTGTCGAGAAAGGATCTAGAAGACAACAACAGGATGGTTACGCGCAAATCATCAAAGCTGAATCTG GTGTATTGCCATCGGATAATGATATGCACAATAACGAAGTTGTATTCAGGCGGCAAAAGAATACGCAGATTG CAGACGAAGATCGTGCCACAAGAAGGGTATCCTACTTGAAAGCAACGTGGGGCGAACGAATTCATGTGGACAGTGATTTGGAACTAAGTGACTCCGAGCCTATTACCCATTCTTCTAGAAG CATTCATAAGAGATGGCGGCTACCGCTACTTCCAAACGATATAGCATCGCTGCGTCGCATCTTCGAGGAAGTGACTCAATCGACGagtttaaacaaaaatattaatcg CGGCAATTCTATTTGTACTGGCCGAGAAGCAGCGACTGGCATTATAAAAGACATCGGACAAGTGGAACGAGAGGGACCTTTACATGTCAAATTTACCGTACTTGATGGCAAG cGATCTTCCGATCGATCATGGAAACAGCTATGGGGTGTTCTTCGCGGACCGATTCTCTTCTTTTATAAGGATCGTCAAAATCAG AGTCCTTCGTTATCCTGCGACGGCGAAAATGTAGCTCAAAGCGTAGATGTGAGATGTTCTCTTGTAGATATCGCGGAGGATTATACGAAACGTAAACACGTATTACGGTTAGCAAATCCGAACGCAGAAGTTTTGCTACAGACCGAAGACGCAGCGTCTATGGCGCTTTGGCTACGAGCTCTACATGAACATGCTGCTGCTGAAAAACCGTCC GAAATTGCTCATAATAGTACTTTGAAGCAACAAGCTGTCCCGCAAACTCCAGGTCCCACCAGCAGTTCTTCAACGTGTCAAACAACCACGAATGCTAGTCCAATGACAATGTCGactggtagtggtagtggtggtCAGCGATTAAGCCCCCTTCCAGGACATAAAGGCATCAAGAAATTGACTTCGTTTAGGAACAGATCTCCGACTGGACAATCACCGATAAACAAGACTCGAAAACCGAGTCAAACGATCGATAGTTTGGTTTCTCCCAAGACCAAGACATGGAAGGGTAGAGTCGCAAAACAATTGCGGAGAATGCATGGACAAACGGGATCTCCTTCTTCACCAACAACGCAATTACCACCAGAGGGTGCTACGTTCAAAGTACCGCTTGAACTTTGTCCACCG TCATCTTTTTCGGAATATGTGCCATTGATCGTTGAAATGTGCACGAGTATCGTCGAAGCGAGGGGTCTCGAAGTAGTCGGTATTTATAGAGTACCCGGTAACACTGCCGCTATTTCACATTTAACTGACAGCGTGAACAAAGGATTCGAAAATATCAATCTCCAG GATCCTAGATGGAGCGATGTAAACGTAATATCTTCTCTTTTGAAGTCGTTCTTTCGACAGCTCCCAGATTCACTACTCACCGCAGAATTATACCCTATGTTTATCGATGCCGATAAAGTTGAGGATCCTCAAAGAAGAATGACAACGATAAGGAAGTTGCTCAGGGATCTTCCGGAACATCACTTTGAAACTCTCAAGTATTTGatgtttcatttaaaaagaatAGTGGAACATAGCGAGGTTAATAAGATGGAGGCAAAGAATTTGGCCATTGTGTTTGGTCCTACATTAGTTAGAGCCAGTGGTTCCAGAGACAATATGGTTACTATGGTTACTGATATGTCGCATCAGTGTCGAATTGTTGAAAGCTTATTAAACAAC GTCGATTGGTTCTTTTCGGACGATGATTTGGACGATTTAAGTCGACTGAGCGTGAATCTCAGTCTTCCAGCTGACACTAGCGAGATCGAGACTACAACGTCGAGTAATAATCATAATCTCTTGTTGAACAACATTCAGAAAGTCGAAG GACGCGAAATGGCATCTGCTAAGGACATTGTATCATCTATTATATCCGCTGCTAATCgaaaaatacaaagaagaagaaagtgtCAAGACGAGACGGATAACGAAACTCACGAAGTCGATAAG CTGAGGATGAAACAAGAAGCAGAAAACCTTCAAAATCGGCGAAGTATGGCATTGAACGAGAGGCAATGTTCGGTCAGTGAGATCGTTTTAATGCACGAAAGTCAAAATCAGTCGAATCGTTCCATCGATCGATGCGACCGGTCACCGACGCTTGATCAGACTGCGATTACTAGCGCAAGTATCGGTAGTTCCGATGTCATAGCTGATTGCACAATTAACAACCGTGATTGCACGTTAAACAGTCACGATGATGTTTCTTCGGAGAAATCGAACAGATATTTAAATCGTATGGTAGAGTCGGTTCCATCAATTCAACCGACTCATCGCTCGGCCGTCTCGTCGGCTTCAGAGTCTTCCCGACTCTCTAGCGAGACTGGCCTGAGCTGTTTCGATGCAAGTTCGACGCTTTCCAGCGCTTCGAACGACACCAAACAAAGCAATGACGAGGTTACGATAAGAACGTATGCTGGATTGAGCGCGTCTACTCAAGAACGTATACGACGATTTGAACAGGAAACAAAAGCAATGTTACAGAGGGATCGGAATCGACAAAGACGCGAAGctgaaaagagagaagaagagagacgGAGAATCGAGATGGAATGGCAATTGGCTAAACGTGAAATGGAAAACGATGATCTGCTCGACAGTATAGTAGACACAACTGTGACAACACCTACTACTTATCTTTCATCCACAACAAGACTTTCTAGTTTTAACGACAGGCTTGCCGATAAATCTTTCCTCGATATCGGTTCCCGATCGACTGCTCGAATGCCGTCTTTATCGATAGCTGTGCAGCAACAACCCACGCCCGTTAGACGAGTGTCGCAACTCGCAGACGAACCTGCTACGATTCTGCCCTCGGAGAACGTCTCGAACACTAttataaagaaattgaaaaccGATTCAGAG CAGTCACTGGAAAAATCTACAACGCTACCGCCAATTCGTTATGGCAGTTTGGATTCGCTGCACGAAACACACAACATTTCTCAGTCGTCGCTTTCACCGACCAATCAACAACGGAAACCTCTTTCCAGTGATGTCTCGGACGATG CTGGATCTTGTTTTCTACAATGGACTCAGAAGATTCTGACCATTAACAAAAAGCTTTCTAG GCAAACGGCAAATCCCGGTTTCTGGTGGTACATATCGTCTCACCTACATGGTACCGCAAGCCCCTCTGGTTCCGCCACGAAGACACCGGGCCCATCGTCAATGCCAATGTCCATGCCGATGTCAATACCAATGTCAATGCCAATATCAATGCCGATGTCAATGCCAATGCCAATGCCAATGCCAATGTCGATGCCGATGCCAGGGCGAATGCGAGTGCCAGGGCCAGTGTCAGTGTCAGACGCAGCCGACATCGATGTTGTGCAACGATCATCGACACCCATCGCATCCTCCTCGGGAGTATCACCGGCCTCGGAGCCCTCCGAATTCTCGGAGCCTATCGAGcccgtcgagcagtcaccaccGCGAGGGGTGTCTTCGGGCTCAGGGGCCGGATTGTCTTCCAAGACTATAAACAGGTTCCTTCGAG GTAGCGATTTGCTGACCAGCTTGACGACCACGTTCGATCGTAAATGGAAGTCCCTGGTAAACTCGTCGAATCAAACAATTCGTGGATCCGCTACGGAGAATCTGTCTCTCAGCGACGAGGACGCTGCGATAACGCGAGACTCGCAAAACTTGCGAAATCAACGAGGGGCAGGAGCAGGGTtacgagaagagaaagaagaacagAAAACAGCTTGTCCTCAATCATGCTCGATTGAAACCTATCGGGATCCGAGCCTCCATAAAACATCTATCGAAAAGCATCAATACGTTCGTCAAAAAAAT GATGCTCCGGAAAAGGATACGGATTCATCGGTAACAGAGAATAGCAGCGTCGATCGACCGGATAATACCGATATGCCGGATAACGATCGAAGCGCTAACGTACGAAAAAGGGTCGAACCGAAACAAGAGCAATTACGATCGAGCAAGGAAACAACGACCACGGCGACGGCGACAGTTTACGAAGCAAGTTTAGCTGCTAACGAACCGCAAGAATGCTGTAGGCACGAGAAGGAAACATCGGTGTTAGCGCAAAACGGTGGTAAAGAGATTGACGATGTGAAAGAATTTCGACACGATGTCGATTCAGCGAATTATTCGAACAAGCTCGAAAAATTTGAAAGTCTGACAAATTCCGAAGTCAGATCGCGGCTGAAAAGATCCGAATCTTTAAATAAGAGATCTGAAAATACCTCGTCCAAGTTGAAGAGGTCCGAAAGTTTGAACAAACATTCTGTCGAGAGGCTCTCGTCCCCGACCAACGGCAAGTTGAAACGCTCTGAAAGTTTGAACAAGCATTCGGAGAGATCCGATTCTCCGAACAGTAAATTAAAACGATCGGAGTCGCTGACAAAAACTGAAAAAACCGAGTGTAATATTAGCAAGAGACGGCAATCCGTTAGAAAAGATAGTGCGAcgaaattaaaacgaaaaaatgGTATGCCCGAACGATCGATCAAGCGCAGGCACACTGTAGGCGGTACTAAGGATTTCGACAAAGTACATTGGTTGGATAATAAACTGCAAGTCGAGGCTGAGAGAGTGGTCAGAAACGAATATAGACCGAAGAAAAGTCAGTTGAGAACGAGTTCTCCGGATTTAAGTACCGGTCGTATCGGTCTTACCGATACTAGTTTTCTCATCGAGGTCAGTTTTCGTGGCCCGAGTAACGTCGTTTTTAACGTGACTAACGCTCGTCCGCAGTCTTTACCGGATACTACTTTGACTTCTAAAGTGTTTAAAGTACCTCTGGAGAGTCACGTGTAA